A single genomic interval of Streptomyces graminofaciens harbors:
- a CDS encoding alpha-ketoacid dehydrogenase subunit beta, whose translation MTTVALKPATMAQALTRALRDAMTADPAVHVMGEDVGTLGGVFRVTDGLAEQFGEDRVTDTPLAEAGILGTAVGMAMYGLRPVVEMQFDAFAYPAFEQLISHVARMRNRTRGAMPMPITIRVPYGGGIGGVEHHSDSSEAYYMATPGLHVVTPATVADAYGLLRASIASDDPVVFLEPKRLYWSKDTWNPDDPQTVEPIGRAVVRRPGRSATLITYGPSVPVCLEAAEAGLAEGWDLEVVDLRSLVPFDDETVAASVRRTGRAVVVHESGGYGGPGGEIAARVTERCFHHLEAPVLRVAGFDIPYPPPMLERHHLPGVDRILDAVGRLQWEAES comes from the coding sequence ATGACCACCGTCGCCCTCAAGCCCGCGACCATGGCGCAGGCCCTCACCCGCGCCCTCCGCGACGCCATGACCGCCGATCCGGCCGTCCACGTCATGGGCGAGGACGTCGGCACCCTCGGCGGTGTCTTCCGGGTCACCGACGGCCTCGCCGAGCAGTTCGGCGAGGACCGCGTCACGGACACCCCGCTCGCCGAGGCGGGCATCCTCGGCACCGCCGTCGGCATGGCCATGTACGGGCTCAGGCCGGTCGTGGAGATGCAGTTCGACGCGTTCGCCTACCCGGCGTTCGAGCAGCTCATCAGCCATGTCGCCCGCATGCGCAACCGCACCCGCGGCGCCATGCCGATGCCGATCACCATCCGTGTCCCCTACGGGGGAGGCATCGGCGGCGTCGAGCACCACAGCGACTCCTCCGAGGCCTACTACATGGCGACCCCCGGGCTCCATGTCGTCACGCCCGCGACCGTCGCCGACGCCTACGGCCTGCTGCGCGCCTCCATCGCCTCCGACGACCCGGTGGTCTTCCTGGAGCCCAAGCGCCTGTACTGGTCGAAGGACACCTGGAACCCCGACGATCCGCAGACGGTCGAGCCCATCGGCCGCGCGGTCGTCCGCCGCCCCGGCCGCAGCGCCACGCTCATCACCTACGGGCCGTCCGTGCCGGTCTGCCTGGAGGCCGCCGAGGCGGGCCTGGCCGAGGGCTGGGACCTCGAAGTCGTCGACCTGCGCTCCCTGGTGCCCTTCGACGACGAGACGGTCGCCGCGTCGGTACGCCGGACCGGCCGCGCCGTCGTCGTCCACGAGTCCGGCGGCTACGGCGGCCCGGGCGGCGAGATCGCGGCCCGCGTCACCGAGCGCTGCTTCCACCACCTGGAGGCGCCGGTGCTGCGCGTCGCCGGCTTCGACATCCCGTACCCGCCGCCGATGCTGGAGCGGCACCACCTGCCCGGCGTCGACCGGATCCTGGACGCCGTGGGGCGCCTGCAGTGGGAGGCGGAGAGCTGA
- a CDS encoding dihydrolipoamide acetyltransferase family protein, with amino-acid sequence MAQVLEFKLPDLGEGLTEAEIVRWLVQVGDVVAIDQPVVEVETAKAMVEVPCPYGGVVTARFGEEGTELPVGAPLLTVAVGPAAPGEETEGSGNVLVGYGTGAPPARRRRVRSGEATRFAAAPGGGSGGAGGHAGTRGAAASPVGRTSVAPAVTPVPLIPPAEPSRAAAPNSQVGATAAPTRPDGPVPVISPLVRRLARENGLDLRQLRGSGPDGLILRADVEHALRAATSDGATATEAPAPAAPTPAADVRGTRVPLRGVRGAVADKLSRSRREIPDATCWVDADATELMNARTAMNAAGGPKVSLLALLARICTAALARFPELNSTVDLEAREIVRLDQVHLGFAAQTERGLVVPVVRDAHARDAESLSAEFARLTEAARTGTLTPAQLTGGTFTLNNYGVFGVDGSAPIINHPEAAMLGVGRIVPKPWVHRGELAVRQVVQLSLTFDHRVCDGGTAGGFLRYVADCVEQPAVLLRTL; translated from the coding sequence ATGGCACAGGTGCTGGAGTTCAAGCTGCCCGACCTCGGCGAAGGACTGACCGAGGCGGAGATCGTCCGCTGGCTGGTCCAGGTCGGCGACGTGGTCGCCATCGACCAGCCGGTGGTCGAGGTCGAGACGGCCAAGGCGATGGTCGAGGTGCCCTGCCCCTACGGGGGAGTCGTCACCGCCCGCTTCGGCGAGGAGGGCACGGAACTGCCCGTCGGGGCGCCGCTGCTGACGGTCGCCGTCGGCCCGGCCGCCCCCGGCGAGGAGACCGAGGGCTCCGGCAACGTCCTGGTCGGCTATGGCACGGGGGCGCCTCCGGCGCGGCGGCGGAGGGTGAGGTCGGGGGAGGCCACACGGTTCGCCGCCGCGCCGGGCGGGGGCAGCGGGGGCGCCGGTGGCCATGCCGGTACCCGTGGGGCTGCCGCCTCACCTGTCGGCCGCACCTCGGTCGCCCCGGCCGTCACGCCCGTCCCCCTGATTCCGCCCGCCGAGCCGAGCCGCGCGGCCGCCCCCAACAGCCAGGTCGGTGCCACAGCTGCCCCGACCCGCCCGGACGGCCCCGTGCCGGTCATCTCCCCGCTCGTCCGCCGGCTCGCCCGCGAGAACGGCCTCGACCTGCGGCAGCTGCGTGGTTCCGGCCCCGACGGGCTGATCCTGCGGGCCGACGTGGAGCACGCCCTGCGGGCCGCGACGAGCGACGGTGCCACGGCCACCGAGGCTCCCGCTCCGGCGGCGCCCACCCCGGCCGCCGACGTCCGCGGCACCCGCGTCCCGCTGCGGGGCGTACGCGGTGCCGTCGCCGACAAGCTCTCCCGGAGCAGGCGCGAGATCCCGGACGCCACCTGCTGGGTGGACGCCGACGCCACGGAACTGATGAACGCCCGCACGGCCATGAATGCGGCCGGCGGCCCGAAAGTATCCCTCCTCGCGCTGCTCGCCCGGATCTGCACTGCCGCGCTGGCCCGCTTCCCGGAGCTGAACTCGACGGTCGACCTGGAGGCCCGCGAGATCGTCCGCCTCGACCAGGTGCACCTCGGGTTCGCCGCACAGACCGAACGCGGGCTGGTCGTGCCCGTCGTACGGGACGCGCACGCACGGGACGCGGAGTCGCTGAGTGCCGAGTTCGCCCGGCTGACCGAGGCCGCGCGGACCGGCACGCTGACACCGGCCCAGCTCACCGGCGGGACGTTCACGCTGAACAACTACGGCGTCTTCGGCGTCGACGGCTCCGCGCCGATCATCAACCACCCCGAGGCGGCCATGCTCGGCGTCGGCCGCATCGTGCCCAAACCGTGGGTGCACCGGGGCGAGCTGGCGGTGCGGCAGGTCGTGCAGCTCTCGCTCACCTTCGACCACCGGGTGTGCGACGGCGGTACGGCGGGCGGCTTCCTCCGCTATGTGGCGGACTGCGTCGAACAGCCGGCGGTGCTTCTGCGCACGCTCTGA